CACATATGTACCCTTCTTTTGGCACCGTGTTATTTCAAAAtcatgtaaaaaaaaagaaagttgggTGTACAcgtattttaatatttacctaTCCTTTTGACAAACGAACAGATTAAAACAGTTTTCAGCTCCTAGGAAAGTGTCGTCGTCTAAAATTTCGATAGCTGTCATCCAGTTTGGATTGTAATCCCTTGCTATCTCTTCGAAGCTGCCTTCCATAGTCTTATACTGCAGTAACGTGAAAGACCTCATTAGATCACCGACCAAAACGAAGTCCCCTTTCGTTTTCAGATAGAGCGCAATGATGTTATTGAAATGGCTGCACTCCAGCCTAAGCTCTTTCTCCGTTGTCCACTCGAACAGACGAACGGTGCTGTTAATACTGGCTAGAAGTTTTCCATTGAACTCGACCAAAGAGTAACAGGAacctttaatttctttttcggcGACTTGTATAAGTTTCCCGTCGTTCCAATGATATAAAAGTATTCTACCCATTTTGGGCTCGGTTTCATCCGGATTGATGAGCGCAGTTCCGACTACATAGTAGGACGTAGGATCCTCGCCCAATTTCGTTGATATCAACGACAACGCGTACTCGGTGGGCATTAACATGTGACCGTGTAAAATTTCGAAGGTATGTTGATCTATGATAAGCAAATTATGTACTTCCATTTCCTGTCCGATTTCACCGGACGTGTATCCCGTAGGTTTAATATGCGATGCGATTAAACTGCTGCTGGAAGTTGTTTCCGCAGACGTTGAAGCGGCTTGAGTGGATGCGGAGGGTCTTACGATGCATAGGCCGATGTTGTCTTGCACATCGACTCTCATCGTGATCACTCCGAACGTTTGGGAGCTTTCTTGATAAGCGATACGTCTTGGAGATTCGCCAAGAGGAACCGTTCGGATGTGTAATTTCTGTATCTCGTCGATCGTTCCTATTGTCACGGTACTGTCGGTCGCTAAAGCTAAACTGTCTGGATATGATTCTGCGTTCAATGAACACATGTGATTTACTTCCTTTAAGTTAACATTACTAAATACAAGCTTATGATTCGACGAATAAATTACGGTCGGTCTGTCCGAACATGCAAATACATTGGTAGTGGAGAGCGATCGGAACGTTCGCAGAACTGTCGGCTGTGTGCCCAGGGTGACTTTCTTTTTATCGGAAAGTATACCGTTCTGTTTGTGTAAAGTAAAGTAATACATACTACCGTCTCCGAGCGCGCAAAGCAGATACGTGTTACCTTCGAAACAGGTCATTAAAATGGATCTCGGTATGATTTCACCTCCAAGTAATTCTTTATTGATTTCTTCTAGAGCGGGCAAAGTTAGTATGCGAACAGAAATGTCCGTCCACAATCCTACCGCGGCGATCTTCGCGTCGATATTGCCGTCTAATGGGGATATATCTAAACACGCCACCTCGTACTGCAAAGTAGCAAACCCTTTCGGTACAATCTGTCCATCTGTAATTTCCATATAAAACAAATCATTACCGGTCGCACAGAGCACTTGCGTTCCATTGCAAGCGACTACGCTAATTGTTCTTTTGTTCTCTGGTTCCCATTCGGAAACGATGGTTTTCGTTTCGTGTGAAATCAATCGGGCAGACTTTGGTGTTATTTGAATGAACAGATCGTTCGTTACGTTCCCCGTATGGAACGTCTGCTCGTCGGCAACGAAGCCTGCGATATCAGTTTCTTCGACTTCTTCGCCGTTTAATGTCAAGATTCTAGTTTGTCCAACAAAAGATAAGACTAGAGTATTGTCAAAATTGCCTCCACCAACTTTCAGTGCCCACATACCCTTGATGCCTGGTAAATCTATACTTGCATGTTCTTCGATACCTATTCCATTTCTAATAATCCTAAGTGAACCTTCTTTAAATGCTCCCGAGCATGTAACcatctgtccttgaccttgtcTCTCGAGGTCAACCACAGCCATGTCGACTATCGGTGCCAAATTAATGAACGTCTCCATCGGTACGCAGTAAGAACCGTTCTCATCCGCTTTTGTGATCAACTTGATTAATTGTGAATCACCAAGACGACTACCAACAAATATTACACCATTGTCCAAATACGTAATGCACTCTGGTATACTAATCTCCCCTAGAAGTTCGACCTTCAAATCTTTCACTACTTGGGTTCCATCTGGTTTCTTTTCTTGCTCCAAGAACAACATAAACAAATGCCCAGCCATATCGCCTAATAAATATCTCAGTCCTTGATTATCAACTTTAGCATAACATGTAATTGTACTGTGTTTAATGATCGGTGGTACGACAGCCACGTACGTGGTTCCATCATGGTACAATATACTCTCTTGGCCTATTATAATTGCACCACAAATGGGGGAAGGAACTGGAATAACCATCATAGCTTCGCGTTCCACATTGTCTTGCCGCCATGGGGTCTTGACAAATTCTTTGTCTCTCAAGGAAATCTCGTGTGTTTTCACGTGTCTGCCATTGATATCTTGATGGATTAAGATTAACGTTGGATTAGCGCATCCATGAAGAAAATTCACATCTTGTACTTGTTGCTCGTCCATGCGTATCGACGATGCTTTCAATTCCGGATTATCTTTGTCCAGTGGTATGATTTTGAAAAGACCATCGTATAACCGAAGACCAATCACACGTGCTTTAGGATCGATTACAGCTTTAATTCCTGTTTCTGAGGCTTTACCGATACGGTCTGCCACGTTCCCATGTGCCTTCGTTATAATTTCTATGTCTTCTCCTTCGCCAACACATTCCAAAATCATAGCATTGTAGCGGGTGGTCAACAAAAACAATAGATCTTTTTTCTCATGCTGTGGAAATAATGCAATTAATTACGCGTTACTTCGTACAGCTTCACTAGCAATATTACGCGCAACTAGCAGAAGACTAAATTTTAATAAGCACGAAGGGAAGTTAAAAATTCGAAATACACGAGACTGGAGTACTGATATAACCTTACCGGCGGTCTAAAAAATTTGACGACTGCGATCTTCCCGTAGATCCCAACATCTTTCAACGGTCTCAAACCTTCCGGCGTTACCAGATAGATTTCTAATCGGACATTCTTTGCCAAGATCAGATTCAAATCCGTGGGCGACGTGAAATTACCTTGATTAGTAAAATTAAGATAATGGTTTATTATCGTATATACGCACGCACTCGGCGAGAACTGCCTTATTACTCACCTGTCACACATGCGGTGACAGCCGTAGGCTTGTGTGCCGTCACAACATAATGATGAGACATTGCTTTCATACTATTTTATCTGACAACAACTTttctatatttgttaacaatttaGGGGCAGATCAATACACACGACAAAACGCTGGCCTTGCGTGCTTTTCACTTTGACGCGCCACGAAGTTGGCAACGTTTTGCAGGGAACTAACCTTAGTTCACGCAACGGCCGCCATTATTTATAGCGCTCGCAAAAATTATACACGGTGTTCAGCAACAGTTGGGAGAAAATTCAAGGGGCGATTGCTTCATGATAAGACTATGTAGAatcaagaattaaaaaattccgaTTTCAGGTTCGTTGATTAACGACAGTCAACTGCCACCGTGGTCACCGGCGACCAACGCTCTTCATTTGTTTAAATACGATTGTCATAAGATTCGTTCTGAAATAAACTAAATTATAGTACGCAAAGTGCAAACTTCATCATCGAGTGACTAGCAACAATTATTAGCAACTCTGATCGTTTATACGAATGAAATATATGACTTGTGTGAAACGTACAAAATTTAAGTTTAACACGCGAGATACAGAGCCAAAATCGTGACTTTCGTACACCTAATTATAACCATTGTCGTGCAGAATAAtctcttaaattttctcccacctgttgtCGCACATCCTCTACAAAACAAGGCGTATTCTAACGAAACAAGTTTGACGAAAAAACTAAATGAAACAACTGCAGAAGGCAGAACAAAAGATCAACGAGATAGCACGGCGCCAGGAGAAATCAGGGtaaatgtttaaacaattgaaGTACGCGCGAATGTCGTGTTTGCTTCCGGCGCTGTTGTCGGCGGGAAAAATGGCTGGACCCCGCACATTTTTGAATTGTTCCTTTAAGTGTCGTCCCTGCTTAACGAGAAACttattataaacaattattGTATATTGTCGAAAATATGGGGATAAGCAACTTTGATTAACAATTTCATGAAGAATTCATGATGACTATTTGAAGACATGAAATCCGTTCGATTTGTACAACGTTTCAGGAAAATAATCGTAATAGAAGAAAGAAAAACttggaatttattaaaaatttaaactgTGAAATACTTTAATACATTGTACATTCAGACCATCAACTAAGACCTAATCTTACATTATAAATCTATACAATTGTACAATAATATTTAATAccttataaaataaattatataattttaacagATTCTAGCTGCACACACACAATGTCGGTGATACATTTATGCAAATAATAATGAGCAAGAATCATAATTTTATCTCAGCAGAATAAACTTACAGTGATACGAGCATCACGCTTGTATGAATAAAGTATAACCAATAAGTGTAACCAATATTATCGTATTGATAAAACATCAAatacataatttatttatttttgaaatatttatcaCATTCAATGGAGCATTATTCAACTGAGATAGCATATTTTCAGAaacatttttccagaattttgtcAGACAAGATGAAATAACACAAATCCATTGTATCATAAATTATTGTCTTATTTATGATAAATCAATAGTAAATATTTCAAATGCTGCATTTATTCTTCATTGAAGCAATTCCAAATTAAGGGGatataataataagttataACATAATACTAATTGTCAATTATATTGTGGCCTTAAACATGATTAAAGTTATTAGGTGTGCAAATAAGCTCGGTGCCGTTTTGTTCAATGCTTTATAATTTCggtttgaatttgaattttttcccGCCCTCGATTGCATTTTCAAGTGCCAAACTTCAGGATAGGAAAACCCCCTTACTCGTGGCAGCACCAGGCAGCACCATCAACCAAGTCAACAAACCAGAAATCGAGAAACCAGTTACAAACACGATGGCGTTCGATAAGGATCGCACTGGCGTCTCCCATGAAGTGaatgaagaaaataaaagacgCAGAGTTGATATAGCGGCATGTTTGCTTTCGGGAAAGTTCGCTATACAAAATTACAGCAGGCGATGAAAACTAAACCCCTGGGAACCTTCCACGGGTTAAAAATCACTAAAAAAAAGGCACGGAACTTATTTATGCACTTAATAAATACACACATGTTCAAGCTGGTACACACAAATGAAATTAGTTTCAGAAACATATGGCTGGGAagatctattaaccctttgcactcgcaaCTATTTTAAATCGTAAACCAATAAAAAACATTTCGACCTAGAGTATTTCCATTTTATGAATTTGAACCGATGCATTTTACTCGTAGAATACttaaaatatttcgaaagcgttgagtgctaagggttgaagGACGATATGAGAGACAAGCTCAATGAGAGACAAGCTCAATGAGAGAAAGAATGCTGCtttggaaaggatagaagaatGTTTGAAACTGGAAGATAGAAGCAGAGTAGAAATTTCGTAACACTGCCCTATATAGATTGAGGTACAAGGGGCACTGGTATTAGAAGAGTACCTAACGAGGAACATACCAACAAAATTTAAAAGAGCTGTGACGCAAATAAGAGTAGTAGGACGACTGCAATGGAGAATTAAGAATTTCTATGGGACACTGCAAAACGAAGAAGTATGTAAGCTATGCAACagaaaaaattataaacaatcGAGCACGTGGTTAAAAGTCTGTCCAATATTTGAGAGATGCAGGCtggaaatatataaatacattagCACAAACCAGGCTCATAACACAGAAGGCTGAAGAAGACCTAAAGATACTGTATTATTTTCTGAAAAGAGTATTGAAGACTAGATATCTCTGCGTCTAGAATTACAGACTGATATGTAAATACTTACAACCAAAGAAGGCTTTCTATATTATACTTTGTACTTTAGATCTCTGTGCCTTGAACTATAGACTGATATGCACTTACAACCTAAGAatacctttttttaaattacattcAGTATTTTCGATTTAATAAGAATGTTTCGATTTAGGATGGTATTAAGTATTAATCTATACACATGTACGATTGTAACTGATATTTTGATTCATTAGCTGATGGTCTGTAAAACAcaaaatttatacatttctaTACTCCTAAATGGCAGTTTTAAAAGAATGGGATATATTGAATAGAAAGTAGTCCCACCGCATTGTAATTAGTACCAAATGAAGTAATATTAAGCAATGTTATACAATATTATACTACAAATGTGCAACCGTTGCAAATTTCATTAAGCAAGTAATAATAGAGCCTGCACAGATAGAAATTTTATCCTTCTATGTATTCTTACATGTTCTTTTTACAGAAAACAGTCttaaaagatatatatattttatatatatatatgtatatatgtatatgggaAGTAAAGAGCATGATTGATGTTAGTCTAAGATTGTGTAACCGATATCAGGAAGAGGGACAGCTTGTTGCCAAAATGCAATTGAATCGATTTGAACCAGTCTCATGAGATTGGTAGGATTAAAAATCAAGTATGCAGGACAAGAATGACATATTTAACATGActtgtacattaatttttgaaacATTGAATAGACTTTTAATATAAAAACAGCTCTTTATAATTTACAGGGAGGAATCGTAACTATCATAAATATGATCATTTAAATATGTACCTCTCATACAAGGTACCCGCCGAATTGTTTTTTTCTAATCTAAATCCCGGTTCCGCGTGTTCCGAGGAACAACTAGAACTGGAACTGGAAACAGGGCAATCACATCTGCTTTTATTTCCATTACTTGTACTGTCACTGTCGCTTTCGCTATCGACACTCGAAACTGGACTACCATGTCTTTGAGCTCTCAACGATTCGTTTTCTCGTTTCAGCTGTTCGTTTTGCTGTATCAAATCGTCGATTCGTTGCTGACAGAGCTTCAATTTCTTTGTTGATTCTGAGTCTGTACTACTACTTTGAGTCTCTAAGTCTTTCTCTTCGGGTTGATGGAAATTTTTGCCACGTAATCGTTTGGTCAGTAAGTCTACTTTGGCCTCTAATTGCAGGTATTCCTGTATCAATTCTGTTTTACTTAACGTACTCAACCTTTCAGCATGAAGATCTTCGTATGCCGTCGAGAACTCCTTTGTTAGAAATTCTTCCTCGTCTTCTGGAGACGAGTAAAAGTAATCCTCATCGGAATCTACACTAAAACTAGAGTCTCTAGTACGAGGCGGAGCCGACGGCTTCTGAAACGTAGCGGGAGTGTCTGTCGAAGCAGCTTCTGAAAGCTTTTGATCGAGGTCTGGAAGATCACTGTGATCATCCATAAGAAATTGTGTGGTATTATATGGTGCTGTTGGCTGTCTACCCGTTTTTTCTAATCGACCTCTGGTCCTATATCGTCTCTGTTGCTGATAGTACAATTGCTGTTTTGAATACGGCTTTAATTTTCTATATTTAGGTTTACCTCTACGAGTCTTTCTCTTTTTAGCTGCAATATCTTTTCCATCCTCATGCTGACATCCTTCTTGATCTCCGCTACCACTCCCGCTCTCAAATTTTCCGGTATTGTTTATTACCGACTTGGCGCACTGAAAcacataacaaaaaaaaaaatatttcattttacaaATCCTTTTAAAAAAGTCCGTTGAATTGTGCGCGCGAACTATCGGTTCGAAAAGTACCACCCTCCATTACTCCCGattcgaaattatttatttcctcCGATCGACTTCGAATATGTTAACTGTTAAAATAATCGCAGAAAATAAATTCGTAAAATCGCATGatatttaatattgaaaaaattcGTGTTCATTCCGGTTCGttctcgtaaaaatatttttaaatggggGAGCATATATCTTACAGTTCGCCCGTTGAAGTACGTGGTTTCGTTGGTGTTTTCGCCAGTAGAGTGCGAGTCTTGTTTCGAGGATGGCAACGATGACGCCGCAGGCGTCGGCTCCGCTTTTACGCCCTTCACGTCATGTTGTACTCCGTCGACGCCGACCGACACTTTCTCCACGAGCGTCGTGTCATTTTTATCGTCCATGTTCGTGATGTTGACTAAAATCCGTCGATTTACGGTGGTACAAGTGCACATTACCGTTAAAAAACACTGTTTGAGCCACCGTTATTCATCCACTCCCGTGCCACGACCGTACGCCTCTACCGCAAACAGCGACTGAATCGCCATGTTTGATTTGTCCGTGATTCCGTGCGATAGCGAACCGCGACGTGCTAAAGTTTCAGAGGAGTGGGGGAGATTCGTTCGAGGTGGTGGGGGCAAACATACAACATGTCGCCCGACGTGCTCCTTCCCCTACCATAATTCCTCACTCATCCTTCAGACCCGACTCCCTCGGAGACCATGGCGACTCGTCTCTACACGCCTGCACCCTTACACCGTTAATTTAATGTTTATTGCGtacagaaagagagggagagagaaagagaacgaacGATAACCATACACCGAGAACCACTCGGTAGCCTATTCGAGTTTTAATGGGATTTTCGTTCGGTTCGACGAGGGTTTTAATCGATGCGATTCAACTGTAAAACAGTTGATCGATAATCAAATTTGTCGTATCAACGATTACATATGTAAACGCGATTCTAACCGTCGAGATGTACCTATATATACCGTTCTCGAGACAATACCCGTTCGACTTTATATCACTCGTGTTCTCTCGATCCACGAGAGTCTATTACGTTTACTGTACCTCGTTCGTTTGAGAACTTTTCGTTCTGACAATTTCTGTTCGATCGAATCCGGTAAACCTGACCTGTAAATCGTAAATAGAAAGTGGTTGTCTTTCCACGGGGCTACTGGTATTTAATTAGAAGTAACGTTTCAGCTGGTTTCGTGTGAACACATGCACACTCACACCGCAGAGACCAGCGTCGTTGCAGATTGTATTCCACCGTTGATACTTTCGTGTAGCGCACACGAGAACAATAAGTGCATGTATTCTTTTTGTGTCCCGACGTACGTTCAACGTTGTTTAGAACTTTCTCTACAATTAAGGACCGTCGAAGGCAATCTGATATTTACTACAAACAACCGTACAAGCGTTCGCACGTTGTCGTTTCGTGTTAATGTTGAATATTACACGTTCGACGTCGAAAACCACGGTTGTTTATTTTCGTCGAGGTAAAAGCAGAGATTTCATTGAGGGAAACAGATGAGCGTGAAAGTTCACGGAAACGGGAATTAGGTAAAAGTAAACGTATCCACCACCAAGGCAAAGTGATGCAGCTAAATTGTTTGCTAATCCGAAACGCTGTGTTTGGTGCgacacatatatacatatatgttggTAACGCGTCCGACCTACTTTGCAACGCAGttacatataattatattatagctTATTACACGCACTCAATTTCGCATTTGCAATGGAATAGGTACCCAAGCGAGATTCCCTTTCACGTCTACACCGAGGGAACAATATATCTTTCGTTCGAACTTTGAGCTCGAGTGT
This genomic interval from Halictus rubicundus isolate RS-2024b chromosome 15, iyHalRubi1_principal, whole genome shotgun sequence contains the following:
- the Pic gene encoding DNA damage-binding protein pic, whose product is MKAMSHHYVVTAHKPTAVTACVTGNFTSPTDLNLILAKNVRLEIYLVTPEGLRPLKDVGIYGKIAVVKFFRPPHEKKDLLFLLTTRYNAMILECVGEGEDIEIITKAHGNVADRIGKASETGIKAVIDPKARVIGLRLYDGLFKIIPLDKDNPELKASSIRMDEQQVQDVNFLHGCANPTLILIHQDINGRHVKTHEISLRDKEFVKTPWRQDNVEREAMMVIPVPSPICGAIIIGQESILYHDGTTYVAVVPPIIKHSTITCYAKVDNQGLRYLLGDMAGHLFMLFLEQEKKPDGTQVVKDLKVELLGEISIPECITYLDNGVIFVGSRLGDSQLIKLITKADENGSYCVPMETFINLAPIVDMAVVDLERQGQGQMVTCSGAFKEGSLRIIRNGIGIEEHASIDLPGIKGMWALKVGGGNFDNTLVLSFVGQTRILTLNGEEVEETDIAGFVADEQTFHTGNVTNDLFIQITPKSARLISHETKTIVSEWEPENKRTISVVACNGTQVLCATGNDLFYMEITDGQIVPKGFATLQYEVACLDISPLDGNIDAKIAAVGLWTDISVRILTLPALEEINKELLGGEIIPRSILMTCFEGNTYLLCALGDGSMYYFTLHKQNGILSDKKKVTLGTQPTVLRTFRSLSTTNVFACSDRPTVIYSSNHKLVFSNVNLKEVNHMCSLNAESYPDSLALATDSTVTIGTIDEIQKLHIRTVPLGESPRRIAYQESSQTFGVITMRVDVQDNIGLCIVRPSASTQAASTSAETTSSSSLIASHIKPTGYTSGEIGQEMEVHNLLIIDQHTFEILHGHMLMPTEYALSLISTKLGEDPTSYYVVGTALINPDETEPKMGRILLYHWNDGKLIQVAEKEIKGSCYSLVEFNGKLLASINSTVRLFEWTTEKELRLECSHFNNIIALYLKTKGDFVLVGDLMRSFTLLQYKTMEGSFEEIARDYNPNWMTAIEILDDDTFLGAENCFNLFVCQKDSAATSEDERQQMQEVGQFHLGDMVNVFRHGSLVMQNLGESSTPTQGCVLFGTVSGAIGLVTQIPFTFYEFLRNIEARLTSVIKSVGKIEHNFWRSFNTELKIEQCEGFIDGDLIESFLDLSPDKMSEVAMGLMIDDGNGMKKEATVDDLVKIVEDLTRIH
- the LOC143361693 gene encoding uncharacterized protein LOC143361693 isoform X1 encodes the protein MCTCTTVNRRILVNITNMDDKNDTTLVEKVSVGVDGVQHDVKGVKAEPTPAASSLPSSKQDSHSTGENTNETTYFNGRTCAKSVINNTGKFESGSGSGDQEGCQHEDGKDIAAKKRKTRRGKPKYRKLKPYSKQQLYYQQQRRYRTRGRLEKTGRQPTAPYNTTQFLMDDHSDLPDLDQKLSEAASTDTPATFQKPSAPPRTRDSSFSVDSDEDYFYSSPEDEEEFLTKEFSTAYEDLHAERLSTLSKTELIQEYLQLEAKVDLLTKRLRGKNFHQPEEKDLETQSSSTDSESTKKLKLCQQRIDDLIQQNEQLKRENESLRAQRHGSPVSSVDSESDSDSTSNGNKSRCDCPVSSSSSSCSSEHAEPGFRLEKNNSAGTLYERYIFK
- the LOC143361693 gene encoding uncharacterized protein LOC143361693 isoform X2, whose protein sequence is MCTCTTVNRRILVNITNMDDKNDTTLVEKVSVGVDGVQHDVKGVKAEPTPAASSLPSSKQDSHSTGENTNETTYFNGRTCAKSVINNTGKFESGSGSGDQEGCQHEDGKDIAAKKRKTRRGKPKYRKLKPYSKQQLYYQQQRRYRTRGRLEKTGRQPTAPYNTTQFLMDDHSDLPDLDQKLSEAASTDTPATFQKPSAPPRTRDSSFSVDSDEDYFYSSPEDEEEFLTKEFSTAYEDLHAERLSTLSKTELIQEYLQLEAKVDLLTKRLRGKNFHQPEEKDLETQSSSTDSESTKKLKLCQQRIDDLIQQNEQLKRENESLRAQRHGSPVSSVDSESDSDSTSNGNKSRCDCPVSSSSSSCSSEHAEPGFRLEKNNSAGTLYERDDT